A window of bacterium genomic DNA:
ATTTGTTAGTCGTTCGGCAGAGCCTGGAATCGACAAAGGTTGTGAGAAATAATTACTCTGAAAGCCATGAATGCCTCAATCTCTCTGTGGATATGGTAACGACACAGCTCAGGAAGACCGTGCGGGTTCAGTCACCCACGTAGGAACGTCACGTTCACTTATACACGACCAGCCAGCCTACCCCCTGCGGACACGAATCCCTCGGGGTGAAATCGAGGATCTTGCTCCCTTTCCATTGTGCTGCCGGCGTATCATCCCGAAGGGGCCGCCGGGCGTGCACCGGCGTACCATTGGCGTCGAGCACCCACGTCTCCGTATCCTCGTCGACGGTCAGGGCCTGGCCTAGGGTGTCCAACAGCACGAACCTGGAATTGCCTCGTACGGACCACGTGAAGGTCGTCGTCGATAGATACAGCGTCACTGGCCGGCGGAGCAGGATCTCGGCCACCATGCAGCCCGCTCGCTGATCGGTAGCCGCAAGAGCAGCACCCCCGGCGATTGCCAGGAGGCTCGATAGGACTATCACCGCCGCGATTCTCATATGCGTTGTCCCTCCCCGGAGCGCTGATCGTCCTTGCCTCCCTGCGGATGCACATGAGAGACATTCCATGTCTGCGGGGCTCAGTCCCTCAATCTCCCGCCCCAGCCGCTTCCAGCACGGTGCAGCCTGAGAGCCGGCAGGTTTCGGCGGACAGAGATGGGTCTGTCCGGACGAAGGAGAACCCTCTCTCACAGGCTGAAACGCTCCCGGTGATGAAGACACGGAGAACTGATCGCCGCCCCGAGACCCGCTGGCGCGCCCTCGTGTTGATCGCCGCTGCGCAAATCGGTGCGATGGGCACCTGGTTCAGTGCGGCGGCGGTGGCGCCGGCCCTCGCGCGGGACTGGCACCTCTCCCCCGCGGCGGTCGCGCTGCTGACGGTCGGCGTCCAGTTGGGGTTTGTCGCCGGCGCGCTCGCTTCGGCGGTGAGCGGGATCGCGGACATCTTCTCGACCAGGGCGGTGTTCGTCGCCAGCGCCATGGCGGCGGCTGCCGCAAACGCACTCCTCGCCGCCATCCCAGGCGACTTGCGCCTGGCCATCCCGTTGCGGTTCCTGCTGGGGGTGGTTCTCGCCGGCGTCTATCCCACGGGCATGAAGTTGATGACGGGGTGGTTCAGGGAAGGGCGGGGGCTGGCGATCGGGATCTTGGTTGGCGCGCTTACACTGGGGTCGGCCCTTCCGCACTTTCTCGCCGGGATCGGGCTGGCCGGGCAGCTCCCCTGGCAGTCGGTGATCCTTGCGACCAGCCTCGGCGCCGTGACATCGGCCGCGATCGTCGGGTGGTGCGTGCAGCCAGGACCGTTCGAGGGACCGTCCGCCCGCCTCGACCTCGGTTGGGCGCTGCGGTCTTTTCAAGATCCCGCAATCCGACTCGCCAATTTCGGGTACTTCGGGCACATGTGGGAACTCTACGCGATGTGGACCTGGGTCCCGGTGTTTCTCCTGGCGAGCTTTCAGGCGTCCGGCGGCGTAGCCGGCGCGGCCGCTGCTCGTTCCGCGAGCATGGCGGCAGCGTGGGTCATCGGGATCGGCGCCCTCGGGTGCGTTGCCGGAGGCTTGGCGGCAGACCGTCTCGGGCGCACGATAACCACCGCGGCGGCCATGGTGTTGAGCGGGAGTTGTGCCATCGCGACCGGACTGCTGTTCGGAGCACCCCCCGTCCTTGTGGTCGCCATCGCGTCCGTGTGGGGGATCAGCGTTATCGCCGATTCCGCGCAGTTCTCGGCGTCCGTGAGCGAACTCGCGCAGCCGGAGCGCGTCGGTAGCGCGCTGGCGCTCCAAACCGCATTGGGATTCCTGCTTACGGCGGTGAGTATCCAGGTCCTCCCGTTTGTGCTGAGAGGGGCGGGGTGGCAGGGAGCGTTTACGGCGCTCGCTGTGGGGCCCGCGTTGGGCGTCGTGGCGATGCTCCGCCTCCGCGACCGTCCGGAGGCCCCGCAGCTCGCCGGAGGGCGCCGGTAGCCTATCGATTCACTGAAGGAGCTCTCCCTGCGCCTTTGGGACGACGATGCGAATGGAACACACCCGGCTACTACCGCGGCCACAACAGGTAAAGCAGACGCCATAGCCCCCGATAGTCCAGCAGACCTCGGAGCACATCCCCTCGACGATTGTCTCAGCGACCCGGCTCATGAACTGGGCCACCGACATAGAGCGAAACGGCCGATCACGACGGCGGCCCATCTGTCGCTGCGCGGCTTTGAGCATGGCTTGATGCTCGGGCGTGAGCCGGACCGGCTTGCACTCTGCGCAAGCCTCCACACGAAGGGCCGTCACCGTCCCCCGGTGGACGACCGCCAGAACCGCCTTCCGACAACACCCTGTCTCGAAGTGGCCCACCTCGAACTCCGCGCGGGCTGCTCGAGCTAACTTGTCAACGTCTATGTACGCAAGAGAGGCCGAACGCTCGAACTTGGGCCGTCGAACTTCGACCCGAATCGGATGTCGAAAAGTGGCCACCAGCCTCCCCCGACTCGATAGAGCCATGGCGCTCCCTCCTATTTGTAGGTGAGTTACGTTACCTGGGGTGAGGCTTTCCGTGCGCCTCCCGAAGTCCCTGCCTACTGTGGCTCATTGAGCGATCGCGCTTCAGCGAGGCATTGGAGCAGGGTCAGGTCTTGCCTTCCTGAGTTCTGGGCACCTTCATGGTGGAAATCGAAAGTCACCTCGCCGGATGATTCGAGAGGCATCGCACCCCGTGGAGGACGTGCCACGGTGTCGGAAACGTGTGATCCACGGGGGGAGAGACCATGGAGCCGGGCGGGAAGCGTCGACGAGGCCTCGAGATCCTCATGGTGGAGGATAACCCGGCGGACGTCGGTCTGACGATCGAGGCCCTCGACGAGGAGGGTGTCCGGCATCACGTCAGTGTGGTCGAGGATGGCTTCGAAGCCCTGGCATTTTTGCATCGCGACAAGGCGTTTGCTGATGCACCGCGCCCAGATCTGATCCTTCTGGATTTGAACATCCCCAAGATGCAGGGCCACGTATTCCTTGGGGAGATGCGAAAAGACCCCGATCTCAGGGAGATCCCCGTCATCGTCTTTTCGGCGTCCGATGCCCCACTGGATAAGGCCAGGAGTTATGCCCTCAACGTAGACCTGCACGTGAAGAAACCGATGGACCTGGGGGAGTTTACGGCGATCGTGAAGGAGATCGTCAACCTGCCGGCGATCCGCAGGGTTCGAAGGGCTCAGTAACCTCCCTCCGCAATTACGGCCGGACGCGATACAAGCAGCGCACGAGGACCTACCCTATGGTCCTCTGACGCCCGCGGCCCGTTCGATACCGAATTGGTGTTCCCCCTCGGTTGAACGCGACGAGACCACTCGACCGGAGGAAGGAATTCTTGCGCGGCCCCACCGGAATAAGCCGGTATCCATGAACGAGATCATGATCAGGGAAGCGCTGGTGTTTGGCGGTGCTGTTGTCGGTGCCGTGTGGGGATACTTCTTTGGCAGGATCATCGAACGCCGCCGATGGGCGTTGGAGGTGAGTCCGAGCCTCGAGGCGCTCGAGCGGTGGGCCCTTAAAGTCTGTCAAGGACTCGAAGGCTTGGAGCGGTCCCTGATGAACATGGGATCCGCCTATATGTCCGAGACAGCCGTGCGGGCTCACTCCGAGTCAAAGGAAGTCCTTACCGATGCAAAGGTCCGCGTGCTTTCCATCAAAACTTCGGATGGGCGCGGCTTGAAGCCGGTTATATCCCGCTAACCACGAAGCCGGCAACGGACCATCGGCTGCCGCCTACGGGCCTCAAGGGGATGGTCCGGCCGTTTGCAGAGGGCGAGGGCAGACCGCCCGCGAAGAGCATGGGATGGCGCTCCGCAGCCCAAGGCGGTGGTCCGTGAGGCGGTCGGCTCTTGCATCTGCGTTCCTGGTCGCCCTTCTCGGCGCGGGGGTACTCGCGAGCTGGCGTGGCGGTGTGCAGGCGACCGCTGTTGCGCCGGGATCGATACGGGCGCCATTTTCTCGCATCGATGCGGCCAGGCTCATGGACGACCTCATTTCGTCCCCTATCGCCGCCCGGTACGCCCTCAAAACGATCGTGACCGCCCACGATCCTCGTTTTATTGCCCCCCTGATT
This region includes:
- a CDS encoding MFS transporter; this translates as MKTRRTDRRPETRWRALVLIAAAQIGAMGTWFSAAAVAPALARDWHLSPAAVALLTVGVQLGFVAGALASAVSGIADIFSTRAVFVASAMAAAAANALLAAIPGDLRLAIPLRFLLGVVLAGVYPTGMKLMTGWFREGRGLAIGILVGALTLGSALPHFLAGIGLAGQLPWQSVILATSLGAVTSAAIVGWCVQPGPFEGPSARLDLGWALRSFQDPAIRLANFGYFGHMWELYAMWTWVPVFLLASFQASGGVAGAAAARSASMAAAWVIGIGALGCVAGGLAADRLGRTITTAAAMVLSGSCAIATGLLFGAPPVLVVAIASVWGISVIADSAQFSASVSELAQPERVGSALALQTALGFLLTAVSIQVLPFVLRGAGWQGAFTALAVGPALGVVAMLRLRDRPEAPQLAGGRR
- a CDS encoding response regulator, with translation MEPGGKRRRGLEILMVEDNPADVGLTIEALDEEGVRHHVSVVEDGFEALAFLHRDKAFADAPRPDLILLDLNIPKMQGHVFLGEMRKDPDLREIPVIVFSASDAPLDKARSYALNVDLHVKKPMDLGEFTAIVKEIVNLPAIRRVRRAQ